A stretch of Clostridium formicaceticum DNA encodes these proteins:
- a CDS encoding heteromeric transposase endonuclease subunit TnsA — protein sequence MAKRNSNFSMDKLNRMIREGRGQGTGKNYIPWLTIQDFPSKGRASRLVGWKTDRIHHFLTDTETRYFYLLEWNDSVVDIREHYPLLDFQEIVKEKEDLYIDLFKDKESGVLYVLSTSFLITLKDEKGDTFYAARSIKADYELERKLVLERLEIERRYWRSKNIDWGIVTQKDISVIKAKNIAWIHSSLLSSAERGLTIDEMNYYCIRFIERIHGNSKSIRVFTADFDKEFNLDVGTGLFIFKHLIASKKIQIDMLKKINISESIEDISITNKIGFKEVRVI from the coding sequence ATGGCAAAAAGAAATTCAAATTTTTCAATGGATAAATTAAATAGAATGATTAGAGAAGGAAGGGGACAAGGAACAGGAAAAAATTATATTCCGTGGCTTACCATTCAGGATTTCCCTTCGAAGGGTAGGGCTTCCCGTTTAGTTGGCTGGAAAACAGATAGGATACATCATTTCCTTACTGATACTGAAACCAGATATTTTTATCTATTAGAATGGAATGATTCCGTAGTTGATATTAGAGAACATTATCCCTTACTGGACTTTCAGGAAATTGTTAAAGAAAAGGAAGATTTATATATAGATTTATTTAAAGATAAAGAATCTGGAGTCCTCTATGTCCTATCAACTTCTTTTCTTATAACCTTGAAGGATGAAAAAGGAGATACTTTTTATGCTGCCAGGTCTATAAAAGCAGACTACGAATTAGAAAGAAAGTTAGTTTTAGAAAGACTGGAAATAGAGAGAAGATATTGGAGGAGTAAAAATATTGACTGGGGTATCGTTACACAAAAAGATATTTCTGTAATTAAAGCTAAGAATATTGCATGGATACACTCTTCACTGCTTTCAAGCGCTGAAAGAGGCTTAACTATAGATGAAATGAACTATTATTGTATTCGTTTTATTGAAAGAATACATGGAAATTCCAAGTCCATTAGAGTCTTTACAGCAGATTTTGATAAAGAATTTAATCTCGATGTAGGGACAGGACTGTTCATTTTTAAACATTTAATAGCATCAAAAAAAATTCAGATTGATATGCTTAAGAAGATAAATATTAGCGAGTCAATTGAAGATATCAGTATTACCAATAAAATAGGATTTAAGGAAGTGAGGGTAATATGA
- the tnpC gene encoding IS66 family transposase produces the protein MKTGIKMTKINLQNQLDEKTKELILKMEEELEAKDKEIENLKNELAYLKNQVLNKNRKIFGSSSEQANTIQVSFFDEAEKDSNLKAAEPTIEEITYKRTKPTSNTGKKDNLANLEKIVIEHKLDEDQQSCRDCSSDLVVIGKKSKEVLKYIPAKLYVEEHLTYSYACRSCEENNDKANIITTKAPKTLLHKSMASNELLSHVINLKYQHALPLNRQESYFKMMGANLSRQTLANWVIGAAHELDPIYQLMKEELLKRNYIQADETVVKVLDDRGKESNKQKYMWLYKSPDKDQPIVIYDYQKTRSGSCPRNFLSGFSGYMQTDGYAGYNKVENVKRLYCLAHIRRKFHEIIVNLDEEALKSSRALIGFNYCAQLYKIEKDLKEQHSGKEDFYERRYKKRLKASKPIIEAFIAYVDREIKDAVPKSALGKALAYTKPLLPSFKVFLEDGSLEIDNNAAERSIRPFVVGRSNWLFSASTKGAESSALIYSIIETARNNNLVVEKYLLYLMNHFSNVDPQDKESLLKLLPFSKDLPEDLKVQAK, from the coding sequence ATGAAAACGGGGATAAAAATGACGAAGATAAATTTACAAAACCAACTGGATGAAAAGACGAAAGAACTAATTTTAAAAATGGAAGAAGAGCTTGAAGCAAAGGATAAGGAAATAGAAAACTTGAAAAATGAGTTAGCTTATCTTAAAAATCAAGTACTTAATAAAAACAGAAAAATATTTGGCTCTTCCAGTGAACAGGCTAATACTATACAGGTATCCTTTTTTGATGAAGCTGAAAAAGATAGTAACTTAAAAGCAGCTGAGCCTACTATTGAGGAAATTACTTACAAGAGAACGAAGCCAACCAGCAATACTGGAAAAAAAGATAACTTAGCAAACCTAGAAAAAATAGTAATTGAGCATAAGCTTGATGAAGATCAACAGTCCTGCAGAGATTGTTCCAGTGATTTAGTGGTTATAGGTAAGAAGTCAAAGGAAGTGTTAAAGTATATACCTGCAAAGCTGTATGTAGAAGAACATCTAACCTACAGCTATGCCTGCAGATCATGTGAAGAAAATAATGATAAAGCAAATATAATTACAACAAAGGCTCCAAAGACCTTGCTACATAAGAGTATGGCATCTAACGAGCTTCTTAGTCATGTCATAAATTTAAAATACCAGCATGCACTGCCTTTAAATAGACAAGAATCCTACTTCAAGATGATGGGGGCAAATCTTTCTAGACAAACCCTTGCCAACTGGGTTATTGGTGCAGCCCATGAACTAGATCCAATTTATCAGCTTATGAAGGAAGAGCTCCTTAAGAGAAACTATATCCAGGCTGATGAAACAGTTGTTAAAGTTTTAGATGATAGGGGCAAGGAGTCCAATAAACAAAAGTATATGTGGCTCTATAAATCCCCAGATAAAGACCAGCCTATTGTCATTTACGATTACCAAAAGACAAGGTCTGGTTCTTGTCCTAGGAATTTCTTAAGTGGATTCTCCGGATATATGCAAACCGATGGTTATGCTGGGTATAATAAAGTTGAAAATGTCAAAAGACTTTATTGCCTAGCCCATATAAGAAGAAAGTTCCACGAAATAATAGTAAACCTAGATGAAGAAGCCCTAAAGTCTTCAAGAGCATTAATAGGGTTTAATTATTGTGCTCAGCTTTATAAGATTGAAAAAGACCTAAAAGAACAGCATAGTGGAAAAGAAGATTTCTATGAGAGACGTTATAAAAAACGACTTAAGGCATCTAAGCCAATAATAGAAGCGTTTATAGCTTATGTAGATAGAGAAATAAAAGATGCTGTTCCCAAAAGTGCCCTTGGTAAAGCTTTGGCATATACCAAACCACTACTTCCAAGCTTCAAAGTATTCCTAGAAGACGGATCTTTAGAAATAGATAATAATGCTGCAGAGCGATCTATAAGACCATTTGTGGTGGGTCGTAGCAATTGGCTTTTCTCGGCTTCTACCAAAGGTGCAGAGTCCAGTGCATTAATCTATAGCATCATTGAAACGGCTAGGAATAATAATTTAGTTGTTGAAAAATATTTACTTTACTTAATGAACCACTTCTCAAATGTAGACCCTCAAGACAAGGAAAGCTTATTAAAACTACTACCTTTTTCAAAGGATCTACCTGAAGATTTAAAAGTTCAAGCTAAGTAA
- the tnpB gene encoding IS66 family insertion sequence element accessory protein TnpB (TnpB, as the term is used for proteins encoded by IS66 family insertion elements, is considered an accessory protein, since TnpC, encoded by a neighboring gene, is a DDE family transposase.), with protein MLNIDKVDKVYLACGVTDLRKNIDGLSMIVQTEFKLDPFEKALFVFCNRQMNKLKILHFDDGFWLYYHRLERNKFRWPMSKEEALKVSIEELRWLLKGYEVRTISKFKPVKERNHF; from the coding sequence ATGCTAAATATAGATAAAGTGGATAAAGTATATTTGGCTTGTGGGGTAACGGATCTTAGGAAAAATATAGATGGACTAAGTATGATTGTACAGACCGAGTTTAAGCTGGACCCTTTTGAAAAGGCACTATTTGTCTTTTGCAATAGGCAGATGAATAAACTAAAGATACTTCACTTTGATGATGGCTTTTGGCTATACTATCATCGGCTAGAAAGAAATAAATTCAGATGGCCTATGTCAAAGGAAGAAGCTTTAAAGGTTTCCATTGAAGAACTAAGGTGGCTGCTTAAGGGGTATGAAGTAAGAACCATATCAAAATTCAAGCCCGTTAAAGAAAGAAATCACTTCTGA
- the tnpA gene encoding IS66 family insertion sequence element accessory protein TnpA has protein sequence MTNEALNIDWEDILDKFSSHEGSIKAFCEENSISAHQLYYRRKKLQNNNTPVFHAVSFKDKEADEAVNQNIIPPNPVSASTIKIEIGKAKIYIPSNDKVSLSNVFKEIIALC, from the coding sequence ATGACAAATGAAGCACTGAACATTGACTGGGAAGATATTTTAGATAAATTCTCTTCTCATGAAGGAAGCATCAAGGCCTTTTGTGAAGAGAATAGTATAAGTGCCCATCAGCTTTACTACAGGAGAAAAAAATTACAAAACAATAACACTCCTGTATTTCATGCTGTTAGCTTTAAAGATAAGGAAGCTGATGAGGCTGTAAATCAAAATATTATTCCACCTAATCCTGTCTCAGCATCAACTATAAAAATTGAAATAGGCAAAGCTAAGATATATATACCAAGCAATGATAAGGTATCTCTATCTAATGTTTTTAAGGAAATCATAGCATTATGCTAA
- a CDS encoding Mu transposase C-terminal domain-containing protein, whose amino-acid sequence MMFLVNDLFELYVDNNKRCERILWISPENNFCFTIDMLSESLNINTRQLFDLEELIKNGLAKIIEDDFITRLKPEDIINERNKQIRDKAFNAVKEIINVIGEPDIFDEKKRFKVIKETQRKLNISNATLYKYLKNYWKGGQIKDALLPRYDNCGGKDKEKTFSIKTGRKTYEAQITGQNNGVIIDEEIKKVFTISISRYYHNTKEISLRKTYELMIKDFFTEYIGGSKVVNHYQVIPTYKQFWYWFKKNYSSETTIKSRKGEKKFASDYKGLNSNTKIEAFSPGFRYQVDSTIADVFLVSRIDRTSVIGRPVVYLAVDVFSRLITGVHIALEGPSWEGASSLIYNCYENKVDFCNKYGIQITDDDWPARGLPEVIIADRGELVGPLGEKLVVDLGISLENTPSYRGDAKGIVEQNFRILNSNIRDWSPGAVKKEFRERGERDYRLDAKLDIYQFSKIIIHSILHRNKCLIKDYVLEQEMINDRISAIPVELWSWGLKNKTGSLRSVPLDLLRLKLMKSGRATITERGIKFKNVLYSTSIAEGEGWYTNARINGVSYITIVYDKRDLSIIYIVSENKFIPCKVKNTNDVFENKTYEEIVDL is encoded by the coding sequence ATGATGTTTTTAGTAAATGATTTATTCGAGTTATATGTAGACAATAATAAGCGTTGCGAGAGAATTCTTTGGATAAGTCCTGAAAATAATTTTTGCTTTACAATTGATATGCTATCAGAATCATTAAATATTAATACAAGGCAATTGTTTGATTTAGAGGAATTAATTAAAAATGGATTAGCAAAGATAATAGAAGATGACTTCATAACTCGACTGAAACCTGAGGACATTATAAACGAAAGAAATAAACAAATTAGGGATAAAGCTTTTAATGCGGTTAAAGAAATTATAAATGTAATAGGTGAACCAGATATCTTTGACGAAAAAAAGAGATTTAAGGTCATAAAAGAGACCCAGAGAAAATTAAATATATCTAATGCAACTCTATATAAGTATTTAAAAAACTATTGGAAAGGAGGCCAAATTAAAGATGCACTACTTCCTCGTTATGATAACTGTGGAGGTAAAGATAAGGAAAAAACTTTTTCAATCAAGACAGGTAGAAAAACTTACGAAGCCCAAATTACTGGACAGAACAATGGTGTTATTATAGACGAAGAAATAAAAAAAGTATTTACTATCTCAATTTCAAGGTACTATCATAATACAAAAGAGATTAGTTTGCGAAAAACATATGAATTGATGATTAAAGACTTTTTTACTGAATATATAGGTGGAAGCAAAGTAGTCAATCATTACCAAGTTATTCCCACTTATAAGCAGTTTTGGTATTGGTTTAAGAAAAATTATAGTAGTGAGACGACAATAAAAAGCAGAAAAGGAGAGAAGAAATTTGCTTCCGATTATAAAGGATTAAACTCAAATACAAAAATAGAAGCATTTTCCCCAGGATTTAGATATCAGGTTGATTCCACAATTGCGGATGTATTCTTAGTAAGCAGAATTGATAGAACTTCTGTAATAGGGCGCCCCGTTGTATACTTAGCAGTTGACGTATTTAGTAGATTAATTACTGGAGTCCATATAGCTCTTGAAGGTCCATCTTGGGAGGGGGCTTCAAGTTTAATTTATAATTGTTATGAAAATAAGGTTGATTTTTGTAATAAGTATGGTATACAAATTACGGATGATGATTGGCCTGCAAGAGGTTTGCCCGAGGTCATAATTGCAGATAGAGGGGAGCTGGTGGGACCATTAGGTGAAAAGTTGGTTGTTGATTTAGGTATAAGCTTAGAAAATACACCAAGTTACCGCGGTGATGCTAAAGGAATAGTAGAACAAAACTTTAGAATATTGAACAGCAATATCAGAGATTGGTCTCCTGGAGCAGTAAAAAAGGAGTTTAGAGAAAGAGGCGAGCGTGATTATAGATTAGATGCGAAGTTAGATATTTACCAATTTTCAAAAATTATAATACATTCTATTTTGCATAGAAATAAATGCTTAATAAAGGATTATGTACTTGAACAAGAGATGATAAATGATAGGATTAGTGCTATACCTGTTGAATTGTGGTCATGGGGACTTAAAAATAAAACTGGTTCTCTAAGAAGTGTACCATTAGATTTACTAAGACTAAAATTAATGAAATCAGGTAGAGCAACAATTACAGAAAGAGGAATAAAGTTTAAGAACGTATTATATTCAACATCTATAGCGGAAGGAGAAGGATGGTATACGAACGCAAGGATAAATGGAGTTTCCTACATTACTATAGTGTATGATAAGAGAGATTTATCAATCATCTACATTGTTTCAGAGAATAAATTTATCCCGTGTAAGGTAAAGAACACAAACGATGTATTTGAAAATAAGACGTATGAAGAAATAGTTGATTTGTAA
- a CDS encoding heteromeric transposase endonuclease subunit TnsA produces the protein MARQKSDKYKLIEGRGVGAYNQYKPWLKVHEFGAHSRVHRIKGWKTGRIHQLMSDLELYYFLIIQWEDKVIDIREQFPLLPIEQTILLANEMGIRHPAEKNKIGKEYVMTTDFLITIQDNNNFKNIVRTVKAKKDFDKQRTREKLLIEKQYFQHKKIDWGIVLDIHIDKIKAQNLYSIYNYYDWNQRNLISDYQLLKYINDFKMILNDNNNIVIESTLQFERMNSLKDGEGLSFLKYLILHKKVQVDMNKLFNYSNMKVFDNDIIETKTNV, from the coding sequence ATGGCAAGGCAAAAATCAGATAAATATAAATTAATAGAAGGACGAGGCGTTGGAGCTTACAACCAATATAAACCTTGGTTAAAGGTACACGAATTTGGCGCTCATTCAAGGGTACATAGAATTAAAGGTTGGAAAACGGGTAGGATACATCAATTAATGAGTGATTTAGAACTGTATTATTTTCTAATAATACAGTGGGAAGATAAAGTAATTGATATTAGAGAACAGTTTCCTTTATTACCTATAGAGCAAACGATTCTACTTGCAAATGAAATGGGTATAAGACATCCAGCAGAAAAAAATAAAATAGGTAAAGAATATGTAATGACAACAGATTTTCTCATTACCATACAGGATAATAATAATTTTAAAAATATTGTAAGGACTGTAAAAGCGAAAAAAGATTTCGATAAGCAAAGAACACGAGAAAAACTGTTAATAGAAAAGCAATATTTTCAGCATAAGAAAATAGATTGGGGAATTGTATTAGATATTCATATAGATAAAATAAAAGCCCAAAATTTATATTCCATATACAATTATTATGATTGGAATCAACGAAATTTGATAAGCGATTATCAACTGTTAAAATATATAAATGATTTTAAGATGATTTTAAATGATAATAACAATATTGTAATAGAAAGTACACTTCAATTTGAGAGAATGAATAGCTTAAAAGATGGGGAAGGATTATCATTTCTTAAATACCTAATTCTACACAAAAAAGTCCAAGTCGATATGAATAAATTGTTTAATTATTCAAATATGAAAGTATTCGATAATGATATTATAGAAACTAAAACTAATGTATAA
- a CDS encoding TnsD family Tn7-like transposition protein produces MVFYPPVYDDEIIYSIFTRYFELSGLIGVKEALITLFGTSTPCIYTMFPKYLKRFMGKAELFNNQDFNKYMMDNTILPLFKPFICKDSFESIQVLLEEYEEKAINAKLGLTMKDSFIKVDSIKICLECIKMDYQKFGETYLRIEHQIKGNNVCWKHNEVLYEHKIRDYKNDTIIKINEIIRKNLIEDYFRQVFIGDTFYEHLDLAISIADIFKTKDIEINLQLTKDKYKDVLFDKKLITPKGYLKQTKLTEMMYDCYSSEFLVIQNAYIDEKNKDNWLHRMMIKSRNVTNPIKHLLFIRMLFGSYNDFLEY; encoded by the coding sequence ATGGTTTTCTATCCGCCAGTTTATGATGATGAAATTATTTATAGCATTTTTACAAGGTATTTTGAACTATCAGGTTTAATAGGCGTTAAAGAAGCTTTAATTACTTTATTTGGAACAAGTACACCCTGCATATATACGATGTTTCCCAAATATCTCAAGCGATTTATGGGCAAAGCTGAACTATTTAATAATCAAGACTTTAATAAATATATGATGGATAACACAATCCTTCCGTTGTTTAAACCCTTTATATGTAAAGACTCCTTTGAAAGTATTCAAGTACTATTGGAAGAATATGAGGAAAAGGCTATAAATGCTAAATTAGGATTGACAATGAAAGATTCTTTTATAAAAGTAGATAGTATAAAAATTTGCTTAGAATGTATTAAAATGGATTATCAAAAATTTGGAGAAACATATTTACGTATAGAACATCAAATTAAAGGCAATAATGTCTGTTGGAAGCATAATGAAGTATTGTATGAACATAAAATAAGGGATTATAAAAATGATACTATTATTAAAATTAATGAAATTATAAGGAAAAACTTGATTGAAGATTATTTCAGACAAGTTTTTATTGGTGATACTTTCTATGAACATTTAGATTTAGCCATTAGTATAGCTGATATATTCAAAACAAAAGACATTGAGATTAATCTGCAATTAACAAAAGATAAATATAAAGATGTTTTATTTGATAAGAAATTAATTACTCCAAAAGGATATTTAAAGCAAACTAAACTTACCGAAATGATGTATGATTGTTATTCGAGCGAATTTTTAGTTATCCAGAATGCTTATATTGATGAAAAAAATAAAGATAATTGGTTGCACAGAATGATGATAAAGTCCAGAAATGTTACAAATCCCATAAAACATTTATTATTTATTAGAATGCTATTTGGTAGCTATAATGATTTCTTGGAATATTAA
- a CDS encoding DEAD/DEAH box helicase: MLPLKTYQERVLEHLENFCKLCITKGAAETAFLEYTGRSYLGIRQLPGLPYVCLRVPTGGGKTLIASHSVSIVRKEYLRIDNCTVLWIVPTNQIKEQTLKALKDRNHPYRLALESKNDGDIHVLDLQEANFTGAADYEQSTCIIVTTLAALRIEDINGRKIYESNGHLLNHFIGMSEMQKNNLEKGENGEILYSLANVLRLRRPIIIMDEAHNARTELSFDSLARFSPSAIVEFTATPQQIHEPDKGLYASNVLHSVSAAELKAEWMIKMPIYLETNNNWQDILNKAIAKRNDLEKIALNEQKQSKEYIRPILLIQAQPRSQQRENLTVEVVRQSLINDFKIPEDQVKIQTGDIKELEDIDLFNDTCDVRYIITVQALREGWDCSFAYVLCSIPDIGSATAAEQLIGRILRLPNAIKKVNDELNNAYAYVVSNQFHQTLATLGSGLIENGFTEFEAKSIIKSMGEEPNLLNLAVVHTKKVNSVPDLNKLFGNLVEKVAYKPETQEIEVKGFINEEEKEQIQKCFINDKDKTVVETIFADIKKKIGITTKNQENAWMKPTENILVPSLSFKVEGQLQIFEDIHFLNAQWDILKYDAKLDGTSLTQIEDKSRLGKIEVDTKGNIEYRFIEELHEQLSYLVTDKEWAEEELIFWLDRNVEHQDISQAKFVVFVHKIIKDLVENQKMELKKIVYYKFNLRDKIKVLINNYRKKARKENYQTALLSESITVDESKTFTFNPEIYPANWAYTGRYKFNKHYFSEVGELKESGEEFDCAVYLDSLPEVKYWFRNLERQPLYSFWLQTSTDKFYPDFVALLEDGRILVVEYKGEPWSQTLDSDEKNVLGKFWSERSDGNCLFIMATKDNLGKIAELVRKRK, translated from the coding sequence ATGTTACCATTAAAGACATATCAAGAAAGAGTACTCGAGCATTTGGAAAATTTTTGCAAACTTTGCATAACAAAAGGAGCAGCAGAAACTGCATTCTTAGAGTATACAGGAAGAAGCTACCTTGGAATTAGGCAATTGCCGGGACTACCTTATGTTTGTTTGAGAGTACCTACAGGCGGAGGAAAAACTTTAATTGCTTCTCACTCTGTATCTATTGTAAGAAAAGAATATCTTCGTATAGATAACTGTACTGTTTTATGGATTGTTCCAACCAATCAAATAAAAGAACAAACACTAAAAGCTTTAAAGGATAGAAACCATCCATATAGATTAGCGCTTGAATCTAAGAATGATGGAGACATACATGTGCTCGATTTACAAGAGGCTAATTTTACAGGTGCGGCAGATTATGAACAGTCTACTTGTATTATAGTTACTACACTTGCAGCTCTAAGAATAGAAGATATAAATGGTAGAAAGATATATGAATCAAATGGACATTTACTTAACCACTTCATTGGAATGAGTGAGATGCAAAAAAACAATCTTGAAAAAGGAGAAAATGGAGAAATCCTTTACTCCTTAGCAAATGTACTTCGTTTAAGGCGACCTATTATTATAATGGACGAAGCGCATAATGCCAGAACAGAACTCTCTTTTGATTCACTTGCAAGATTTAGTCCATCTGCAATTGTAGAATTTACTGCTACACCACAACAAATACATGAGCCAGATAAAGGGCTTTATGCAAGTAATGTTTTGCATTCTGTTTCTGCTGCAGAATTAAAAGCTGAGTGGATGATTAAAATGCCTATTTATTTAGAAACCAATAATAATTGGCAAGATATTTTAAATAAAGCAATTGCAAAAAGAAATGACCTTGAGAAAATTGCATTAAACGAACAAAAGCAATCCAAGGAATATATTCGACCTATCTTACTAATACAAGCACAACCAAGAAGTCAACAACGAGAAAATTTAACTGTTGAGGTAGTTAGACAGTCTCTAATTAATGATTTTAAAATTCCTGAAGACCAAGTCAAAATCCAAACAGGAGATATTAAGGAGCTTGAGGATATTGACTTATTTAACGATACTTGTGATGTTAGATACATTATAACAGTACAAGCACTTAGAGAAGGTTGGGATTGCTCATTTGCATATGTACTATGCTCCATTCCTGATATAGGTTCTGCTACTGCTGCCGAACAATTAATAGGGAGAATACTAAGACTTCCTAATGCTATCAAAAAAGTAAACGATGAATTAAATAATGCATATGCCTATGTGGTATCTAATCAATTTCACCAAACCCTTGCTACGCTTGGAAGTGGGTTAATTGAAAATGGGTTTACTGAATTTGAGGCGAAATCAATCATTAAATCGATGGGAGAGGAACCCAATTTACTAAACCTTGCGGTGGTACATACAAAAAAAGTAAATAGTGTTCCAGATTTAAATAAACTATTTGGGAATTTAGTAGAAAAAGTGGCTTATAAGCCTGAAACACAAGAAATAGAGGTAAAAGGTTTTATTAATGAAGAAGAAAAAGAGCAGATACAAAAATGTTTTATCAATGATAAGGACAAAACAGTAGTTGAAACAATATTTGCTGATATAAAAAAGAAAATTGGTATAACTACTAAAAACCAAGAGAATGCATGGATGAAACCAACCGAAAATATTTTAGTTCCTTCACTATCCTTTAAGGTAGAAGGGCAACTACAGATATTTGAAGATATTCATTTCTTAAATGCTCAATGGGATATACTAAAATATGATGCAAAGCTGGATGGTACTTCACTTACACAAATAGAAGATAAAAGCAGATTAGGAAAAATAGAAGTGGATACAAAGGGAAATATTGAGTACCGTTTTATTGAAGAATTACATGAGCAATTATCGTATTTAGTTACAGATAAAGAGTGGGCAGAGGAAGAATTAATCTTTTGGTTAGATAGAAATGTCGAGCATCAGGACATATCTCAAGCAAAGTTTGTTGTTTTTGTTCATAAGATAATTAAAGACTTAGTTGAAAATCAGAAGATGGAATTAAAGAAAATTGTATACTATAAATTTAATTTAAGAGATAAAATCAAGGTATTAATAAACAACTATAGAAAAAAAGCACGTAAGGAAAATTATCAAACAGCCTTATTGAGTGAAAGTATAACTGTAGATGAAAGCAAGACTTTTACTTTCAATCCAGAAATTTATCCTGCCAATTGGGCATACACTGGAAGATATAAATTCAATAAACATTATTTTTCTGAAGTTGGAGAGTTGAAGGAGTCAGGTGAGGAGTTTGATTGTGCTGTCTATTTAGATAGTTTACCTGAAGTAAAATACTGGTTTAGAAATCTTGAAAGGCAACCATTATACTCATTCTGGCTTCAAACATCTACAGATAAATTCTATCCTGATTTTGTGGCACTTTTAGAAGATGGGAGAATTTTAGTTGTTGAATATAAAGGAGAGCCCTGGAGCCAAACTTTAGATTCGGATGAGAAGAATGTTTTAGGTAAATTTTGGTCCGAACGAAGTGATGGAAATTGTTTATTTATTATGGCTACTAAAGATAACTTAGGTAAAATAGCAGAATTGGTTAGAAAAAGGAAGTAA